A stretch of Deinococcus cellulosilyticus NBRC 106333 = KACC 11606 DNA encodes these proteins:
- a CDS encoding TetR/AcrR family transcriptional regulator encodes MTRINQKAAAAEKSRQLILEAAERLFAEKGFEKTSLQEICDQAGVARGTPGYFFGSKEGLYQAVLDRAFAEPLQLVLTLRSLVQQPDHEPRQLLRFAIEQFFDFQLKHPRFVRLTEWETLNGGQFLGHLPRQLEVFREALALMQQELDWQGEPEQFMIDLTALCWFPVAHAETFLKPLGVHMDDPQIREKRKQHVVDLLLQKYLPERREA; translated from the coding sequence ATGACCCGCATCAACCAGAAAGCGGCAGCTGCAGAGAAAAGCAGGCAGCTGATCCTGGAAGCAGCAGAAAGGCTGTTTGCCGAAAAAGGATTTGAAAAAACCAGCCTGCAGGAGATCTGTGATCAGGCAGGTGTGGCCCGGGGCACCCCGGGATATTTCTTTGGATCAAAAGAAGGCCTGTATCAGGCCGTGCTGGACAGGGCTTTTGCAGAACCCCTGCAACTGGTCCTCACCCTGCGCAGTCTGGTGCAGCAACCCGATCACGAACCCAGGCAACTTCTGCGCTTCGCCATTGAACAGTTTTTCGACTTCCAGCTGAAACATCCCCGCTTTGTGCGGCTCACCGAATGGGAGACCCTGAACGGAGGACAGTTCCTCGGGCACCTGCCCCGCCAGCTTGAAGTCTTCAGAGAAGCCCTTGCCCTGATGCAGCAGGAACTCGACTGGCAGGGGGAACCCGAGCAATTCATGATCGACCTCACAGCCCTGTGCTGGTTTCCGGTGGCCCACGCCGAAACCTTCCTGAAGCCCCTGGGTGTCCACATGGACGATCCGCAGATCCGCGAGAAACGCAAGCAACACGTGGTGGATCTTCTGTTGCAAAAATACCTTCCTGAAAGGAGAGAAGCATGA